From Methanobacterium formicicum DSM 3637, one genomic window encodes:
- a CDS encoding class I SAM-dependent DNA methyltransferase has translation MLDSDLKSKINQLWDKFWSSGISNPLQAIEQMSYLMFMKRLDDDEISREKNVQLKGEEYESIFKDCPDCRWSNWNNMAADEMLEHVRDKVFPFLRELGGSNSLYSRYMKDAVFAIPTGTLLTEATKIIDDMHIKDRNMDTKGDLYEYLLSELKTSGKNGQFRTPRHIIQMMVELLNPKIGETVCDPACGTAGFLVNSYQHILKSNTSPELIKIDDEGIEYNFKGDRLSPEEFKFLKSETLYGYDFDQTMVRISLMNLMMHGINNPYIDQLNTLSVRYNQEPKYDIVLANPPFKGSINKEELSDDFSINTTKTEILFLELMFNILTIGGRCAVIVPQGVLFGNSRAHKSIRMKLLEECRLDAVISMPSGVFKPYAGVSTGILIFTKGEPTEKVWFYDMEADGYSLDDKRTFIDGKGDIPDIIRKFNKKDTEDLEDRKAKCFVVPLDEIKENDYSLSISNYKEIEYEEIEYEPPEVIKKKILELEEKIINGLNELEL, from the coding sequence ATGCTAGACTCAGACCTAAAATCAAAGATAAACCAGTTATGGGATAAGTTCTGGAGCAGTGGAATATCCAATCCCCTGCAGGCCATTGAACAAATGTCCTACTTAATGTTCATGAAACGTTTAGATGATGATGAGATCTCTCGCGAAAAGAATGTCCAGCTCAAAGGGGAAGAATACGAGTCCATCTTTAAAGACTGTCCTGATTGCAGGTGGTCCAACTGGAATAACATGGCTGCTGATGAGATGCTAGAACATGTTCGGGATAAAGTATTCCCATTCTTACGGGAGCTGGGTGGTTCTAATTCACTTTACAGCCGCTACATGAAGGATGCAGTCTTTGCCATTCCCACCGGAACTCTCCTGACTGAAGCCACCAAAATTATCGATGATATGCATATTAAAGACCGGAACATGGACACCAAGGGGGATTTATACGAGTACCTCCTATCTGAACTTAAAACCTCCGGTAAAAATGGTCAGTTCCGTACACCCCGGCACATCATCCAGATGATGGTGGAACTGCTAAACCCTAAAATTGGGGAAACTGTCTGTGATCCAGCATGTGGTACTGCTGGTTTTTTAGTCAATTCTTACCAGCACATCCTTAAATCAAATACTTCTCCTGAATTAATTAAAATTGATGATGAAGGTATTGAATACAACTTCAAAGGAGACAGATTAAGCCCAGAAGAATTCAAGTTTCTGAAGAGTGAAACACTTTATGGATATGACTTCGACCAGACCATGGTTCGAATCTCTTTAATGAACCTGATGATGCATGGAATCAACAACCCTTACATTGATCAGCTTAACACTCTTTCTGTGAGATACAACCAGGAACCGAAATATGATATTGTCCTGGCCAATCCACCGTTTAAGGGAAGCATAAATAAAGAAGAATTAAGTGATGATTTCTCAATTAACACCACCAAGACCGAGATTCTCTTTTTAGAGTTAATGTTCAATATTCTAACGATAGGTGGAAGATGCGCAGTTATTGTACCTCAAGGAGTTTTATTTGGAAATTCCAGAGCTCATAAATCCATAAGAATGAAACTTTTAGAGGAATGCAGGTTAGATGCTGTGATATCAATGCCTTCTGGTGTTTTCAAACCCTATGCCGGAGTATCCACAGGTATCTTAATCTTCACCAAGGGAGAACCCACAGAAAAAGTCTGGTTCTATGATATGGAAGCCGATGGTTATTCTTTAGATGATAAACGGACCTTTATTGATGGAAAAGGGGATATTCCAGATATTATTAGAAAATTCAACAAGAAAGATACTGAAGATCTGGAAGATAGGAAAGCCAAATGCTTCGTGGTTCCGCTGGATGAAATTAAAGAGAATGATTACAGTCTCAGCATCTCCAACTACAAGGAAATTGAGTATGAAGAGATTGAATATGAACCTCCAGAGGTAATTAAAAAGAAGATTTTGGAGTTAGAGGAAAAAATCATTAATGGACTAAATGAGCTTGAATTATAG
- a CDS encoding DUF5655 domain-containing protein, whose translation MILLIEKEKKELEDLIMEQKLSDMGVWERTHLETWIAERPEILGEELLTITTEYSGFDKTSKRLDILAVDKDGKLVVIELKRDVAETFIDLQAIHYAAFCSTHTFNDIVDIRANFVRETEEEVESEIRNFITNDDFKDFDNQPRIILVANEFKEETLAAVIWLRDIGVDIKCVKLEAYELDEKIIITPDVIIPLPEAENFMMHREKKVKVTTFADPKIFTEEYHLKMASGEVEELYDELKDRIYNLGEDVQVKPTKYYIAFKSRTNFVDFRLQKKQIKIWLNIRKGELDDPKDIARDISDVGHWGNGDYEIKATYKSDLEYIMDLIKQSYNTNS comes from the coding sequence ATGATTTTACTAATTGAAAAAGAAAAGAAGGAGTTAGAAGATCTGATCATGGAGCAAAAACTTTCAGATATGGGTGTATGGGAAAGAACTCATCTGGAAACATGGATTGCAGAACGTCCTGAAATATTGGGGGAAGAATTATTAACTATTACCACTGAATACAGTGGTTTTGATAAAACTAGTAAGCGATTGGATATTTTAGCCGTTGATAAAGACGGTAAATTAGTTGTTATTGAACTAAAACGGGATGTTGCTGAGACATTTATTGATTTACAAGCTATTCACTATGCTGCATTCTGTTCAACCCACACATTTAACGATATTGTAGATATTCGCGCGAATTTTGTTAGGGAAACTGAGGAAGAAGTGGAATCTGAAATTCGAAACTTCATTACTAACGATGATTTCAAGGATTTTGATAACCAACCACGGATAATTTTAGTGGCAAATGAGTTTAAAGAGGAAACTTTGGCTGCTGTTATTTGGTTGAGAGATATTGGTGTGGATATTAAATGTGTGAAGTTAGAAGCTTATGAATTAGATGAAAAAATTATTATAACTCCAGATGTCATTATTCCTCTCCCTGAAGCTGAAAATTTCATGATGCATAGAGAAAAGAAGGTAAAAGTTACCACATTCGCCGATCCAAAAATATTCACAGAAGAATATCATCTTAAAATGGCTTCCGGTGAAGTTGAAGAACTTTATGACGAATTGAAAGATAGAATATACAATTTAGGGGAAGATGTGCAAGTTAAACCCACTAAATATTACATTGCTTTCAAATCTAGAACCAATTTTGTGGACTTCCGTTTACAGAAAAAACAGATTAAAATTTGGCTCAATATACGAAAAGGAGAACTAGATGATCCTAAAGACATTGCTAGGGATATTTCAGACGTTGGTCATTGGGGAAATGGAGATTATGAAATAAAGGCAACATATAAGTCAGATTTAGAGTACATCATGGATTTAATAAAACAATCATATAATACAAATTCCTAA
- a CDS encoding ATP-binding protein codes for MNSEDMLNYVFAKLAEAEKLSQDNTQAGNVPFEHRKTYYQVKKHIDEFLNGNVENRFLIMPGLRGVGKTTILFQIYEYLRKEKGVDSDRILYLSVDELSTYLGVGIFEAIDVFVGEVHETSPVYLEKELFIFLDESHYDKEWSRTGKIVYDQSKKIFLIFTGSSALSLEMNVDAARRIKKEPVFPMNFGEYNLLKNNINPPDDFSSSLMDLIFKGDENSVERASRKENEMKKNLLVLSKPVEKEWENFLLCRDFPFALNMERNEVYERVFTIVNRVVEKDVFSLKSFNTESRPVISRAITFLALQDPGGTSDAKLATKLGKSPRLIREILNILELTHLVFSVKPYGTAGKVVRKSWKYYFLSPTVNAAIRFKLGKYNRRDRKLLGVLAESLVASYFFRMKETVHRPLRIFYDPANNGVDFLLQTADDGVIPVEVGVGEKDRTQINRAITRYKSEYGIVISNTTSKIKKEGNVIYIPLVTFSFI; via the coding sequence ATGAATTCTGAAGATATGTTAAATTATGTCTTTGCAAAGTTAGCTGAGGCAGAAAAGTTATCACAGGATAATACCCAGGCAGGAAATGTTCCTTTTGAACATAGAAAAACATATTATCAGGTTAAAAAGCACATTGATGAGTTTTTAAATGGTAATGTTGAAAATAGATTTCTTATTATGCCCGGATTAAGGGGTGTTGGGAAGACAACGATTTTATTCCAGATTTATGAATATTTGAGAAAAGAAAAAGGCGTAGATTCCGATAGGATCCTTTACCTTTCAGTTGATGAGTTAAGCACCTATTTAGGGGTTGGAATTTTTGAAGCAATAGATGTATTCGTTGGTGAAGTTCATGAAACTTCACCGGTATATCTGGAAAAAGAACTGTTTATTTTCCTGGATGAATCTCACTATGATAAAGAATGGTCCAGGACCGGTAAGATAGTCTATGACCAGAGCAAGAAAATATTCCTTATTTTCACTGGTTCTTCAGCACTGAGTTTGGAGATGAATGTGGATGCTGCCCGAAGAATTAAAAAAGAACCAGTATTTCCCATGAATTTCGGGGAATATAACCTGTTGAAAAATAATATCAACCCACCAGATGATTTTTCCAGCAGTTTAATGGATTTAATTTTTAAGGGTGATGAAAACTCCGTAGAAAGAGCATCCAGAAAAGAAAATGAGATGAAGAAAAATCTGCTGGTTTTAAGTAAACCTGTGGAGAAAGAGTGGGAAAACTTTTTATTATGCCGGGACTTTCCTTTTGCTTTGAATATGGAAAGAAACGAAGTCTATGAAAGGGTTTTTACCATTGTTAACCGGGTGGTGGAAAAGGATGTTTTTTCCCTAAAATCTTTTAATACAGAATCAAGGCCGGTTATTTCCCGTGCAATCACATTTTTAGCACTGCAGGATCCTGGTGGAACTTCTGATGCGAAACTGGCCACTAAACTGGGAAAATCCCCCCGATTAATCCGGGAAATACTTAACATACTGGAGCTGACACACCTGGTTTTCAGTGTAAAACCCTATGGCACTGCCGGGAAAGTGGTGAGAAAATCCTGGAAATATTATTTCCTGTCTCCAACAGTGAATGCGGCTATAAGATTCAAGTTAGGTAAGTACAATAGAAGGGATAGGAAACTATTGGGAGTTTTAGCTGAAAGTCTGGTTGCCTCCTACTTTTTCAGAATGAAAGAAACAGTCCACCGGCCTTTAAGAATTTTTTATGACCCTGCCAATAACGGTGTTGATTTCCTGCTTCAGACTGCAGATGATGGTGTGATACCGGTTGAGGTGGGTGTTGGAGAAAAAGATAGAACCCAGATAAACAGGGCCATTACCCGATATAAATCTGAATATGGAATTGTAATCTCCAACACGACCAGTAAAATTAAAAAAGAGGGAAATGTGATTTATATCCCCCTGGTGACTTTTTCTTTTATTTAG
- the katG gene encoding catalase/peroxidase HPI: protein MNKKGKITASGGTTNLEWWPNRLNLDILRQHSEKSNPMDESYNYAREFESLDLGAVKKDLHELMTDSQKWWPADFGHYGPLFIRMAWHSAGTYRVGDGRGGGGHGNQRLAPLSSWPDNTNLDKARRLLWPIKQKYGQKISWADLMILAGNVALESMGFEIFGFGGGREDIWEPEKDIYWGSEKEWLGGERHEKGSDLDKPLAAIEMGLIYVNPEGPDGKPDPIAAADDIRESFARMAMNDEETVALIAGGHAFGKTHGAGDPKYVGPEPEAAPIEEQGLGWKSSYKTGKGNDTITGGPEVIWTNTPTAWDNNFFRILFEFEWELEKSPAGAYQWKPKDGAGKDTVPDPHDPEKRRTPGMLTTDLSLRFDPEYEKISRRFYENPDELAHAFARAWFKLTHRDMGPKTRYLGPEVPDEDLIWQDPIPPVDHELVSEEDIQNLKEKILASDLSIQEMVYTAWASASTFRGSDKRGGANGAHIRLAPQKDWEVNQPDQLEKVLKTLEGIQSKFNQSQSGNKKISLADLIVLAGCAGVEQAARNAGYEVTVPFTPGRMDALEEQTDVDSFAVLEPVADGFRNYQMMQTEEKAEELLVDKAQLLNLTIPEMTVLIGGLRVLDANFKGSPHGVFTQTPGALNNDFFRNLLDMQTEWKATEDENVFEGSDRETGKSKWTATRVDLIFGSNSELRAVAEVYASADAQDKFLKDFVMAWDKVMNLDRFDLV from the coding sequence ATGAATAAAAAAGGCAAAATAACTGCTAGTGGTGGTACTACAAACCTTGAATGGTGGCCAAATAGGTTAAATCTCGATATCTTACGCCAGCATTCAGAAAAATCCAATCCAATGGATGAAAGTTACAACTACGCTCGTGAATTTGAGAGTCTCGATTTGGGTGCAGTGAAGAAGGACCTCCATGAGCTCATGACTGATTCACAAAAATGGTGGCCAGCAGACTTTGGCCACTACGGACCCCTTTTCATCCGTATGGCCTGGCACAGCGCCGGAACCTACCGGGTGGGAGACGGCCGTGGAGGTGGAGGTCATGGTAACCAGCGCTTAGCACCACTAAGTAGCTGGCCCGACAACACCAACCTGGACAAGGCCCGCAGGCTGCTGTGGCCCATCAAACAAAAATACGGCCAGAAAATTTCCTGGGCCGATCTGATGATCCTGGCTGGAAACGTGGCCCTGGAATCAATGGGCTTTGAAATCTTCGGCTTCGGTGGAGGAAGAGAAGACATCTGGGAACCGGAAAAGGACATCTACTGGGGTTCAGAGAAAGAATGGCTGGGAGGAGAACGCCACGAAAAGGGCAGTGACCTGGACAAACCACTGGCCGCCATTGAAATGGGTTTAATCTACGTAAACCCGGAAGGACCCGATGGTAAACCAGACCCCATTGCCGCAGCAGATGATATCAGGGAGAGTTTTGCCCGTATGGCCATGAACGACGAGGAAACAGTGGCCCTCATTGCTGGTGGCCATGCCTTCGGTAAAACCCACGGTGCAGGGGACCCCAAGTATGTGGGACCAGAACCGGAAGCTGCACCAATCGAGGAACAGGGCCTGGGCTGGAAGAGCAGCTACAAAACCGGGAAAGGAAACGACACCATCACTGGAGGCCCGGAAGTTATCTGGACCAACACACCCACTGCCTGGGACAACAACTTCTTCCGGATCCTCTTTGAATTTGAATGGGAACTTGAAAAGAGCCCAGCAGGTGCCTACCAGTGGAAACCCAAAGATGGTGCTGGTAAAGACACAGTACCCGATCCCCACGACCCAGAAAAACGCCGCACCCCGGGTATGCTAACCACGGATCTCTCGTTACGTTTTGACCCGGAATACGAGAAGATATCAAGACGCTTCTATGAGAACCCGGATGAACTGGCCCATGCATTTGCCCGGGCCTGGTTCAAGCTAACCCACCGTGACATGGGCCCAAAAACCCGTTACCTCGGCCCGGAAGTACCAGACGAGGACCTAATCTGGCAGGACCCCATACCCCCAGTGGACCACGAACTGGTAAGTGAAGAGGACATCCAGAACCTCAAGGAGAAAATACTGGCTTCAGATCTTTCCATCCAAGAGATGGTCTACACTGCCTGGGCATCTGCATCCACATTCCGTGGTTCAGACAAGCGTGGAGGTGCCAACGGTGCCCACATCCGCCTGGCACCCCAGAAGGACTGGGAAGTCAACCAGCCAGACCAGCTGGAGAAAGTGCTCAAAACCCTGGAAGGCATCCAGAGCAAGTTCAACCAGTCACAGTCCGGTAACAAGAAAATATCACTGGCTGACCTCATTGTACTGGCCGGTTGTGCTGGTGTTGAACAGGCAGCCAGAAATGCAGGTTACGAGGTAACTGTGCCCTTCACGCCAGGAAGAATGGACGCCCTGGAGGAACAGACTGATGTGGACTCATTTGCTGTTCTTGAACCTGTTGCCGATGGTTTCAGGAACTACCAGATGATGCAAACTGAAGAAAAAGCAGAGGAGTTACTGGTGGACAAGGCCCAACTTTTAAACCTAACCATCCCGGAGATGACCGTCTTAATTGGAGGTTTAAGAGTCCTGGACGCCAACTTCAAAGGGTCACCCCACGGAGTCTTCACCCAGACACCAGGAGCACTTAACAATGACTTCTTCAGGAACCTGCTGGACATGCAAACCGAATGGAAGGCAACTGAAGATGAAAACGTGTTTGAAGGAAGTGACAGAGAAACAGGCAAATCCAAATGGACTGCTACCCGTGTGGACCTAATTTTCGGATCAAACTCCGAACTCCGGGCAGTAGCCGAAGTTTACGCATCTGCTGATGCCCAGGATAAATTCCTCAAAGACTTTGTAATGGCCTGGGACAAGGTCATGAACCTGGACCGCTTCGACCTAGTCTGA
- a CDS encoding magnesium transporter, whose protein sequence is MKWTEKLLKRIGEYTHIILDWMVNLAVLVSKRSLKILKIPFIISGKVNNFFRDVSRVLGETFTALFICAIGDLIAGILLSGMTGTLEMLPGLLVLIPGAIGMRGNIFGALGSRLGSNLHIGTLTPELKRSPILNQNIASAMILTIIMSIFLAFTAKAFCMLLGFNSISLAEFTVISVLGGIFSGALLLPATILISIKSYENGWDPDNVTTPLIAASGDLFTIPSILLAVYILLAIRNGYVETVLFILFIIIGIMGFVYGIKRGTHMKKIIIHSTPALFLSSIFGTTAGTILNGSFSTILSNPSILALVPLFSGESGDLVSILGARLSSGLHIGSIESSLRPSGDALRNFAIIIILAVIIYPLIGVLAYLGSFITGSESIALGKMIFISTSAGLMLTPFMLLIAFYLNAISYRRGLDPDNIVIPLSTSLTDPVANTFLVMMVIFTLGITL, encoded by the coding sequence GTGAAATGGACGGAGAAACTACTGAAGAGGATTGGCGAATACACCCACATCATTCTGGATTGGATGGTAAACTTAGCAGTCCTAGTTTCAAAAAGGTCTCTGAAAATTCTAAAAATACCATTCATCATTAGTGGTAAGGTCAATAACTTTTTCCGTGATGTTTCACGGGTGTTAGGGGAAACATTCACTGCTCTTTTTATATGTGCCATTGGTGATCTCATTGCAGGTATACTTTTAAGTGGTATGACCGGTACCCTGGAAATGTTACCAGGCCTTCTTGTGCTAATTCCAGGTGCAATTGGGATGAGGGGAAACATATTCGGTGCACTGGGGTCACGGTTAGGTTCCAACCTCCATATTGGTACTTTAACCCCCGAACTGAAAAGGTCACCGATCCTAAACCAGAACATTGCCTCTGCCATGATTTTAACCATTATAATGTCGATTTTCCTGGCATTTACAGCTAAAGCATTCTGTATGCTACTTGGATTTAATAGTATCAGTCTTGCAGAATTCACAGTTATCTCGGTTCTGGGTGGAATATTTTCAGGGGCACTGCTTCTACCAGCCACCATTCTTATTTCCATTAAAAGTTATGAAAATGGATGGGATCCGGATAACGTAACCACACCATTAATTGCAGCTTCAGGGGATCTATTTACCATTCCTTCCATTTTACTGGCGGTTTACATACTCCTGGCCATAAGAAATGGGTATGTGGAAACAGTTCTCTTTATACTGTTTATCATAATTGGAATCATGGGCTTTGTCTATGGAATAAAAAGGGGAACACACATGAAGAAGATAATTATTCACAGCACACCCGCCCTGTTTTTATCCTCAATCTTTGGAACCACTGCTGGTACCATTTTGAATGGTAGTTTCTCCACCATTTTAAGCAACCCCAGTATCCTGGCACTGGTACCACTGTTTTCTGGAGAAAGTGGGGACCTGGTGAGTATACTGGGGGCCAGGTTATCCTCAGGACTGCACATTGGTTCCATAGAGTCTTCCTTAAGACCTTCCGGGGATGCCTTGAGGAATTTTGCCATAATCATAATTCTGGCTGTGATCATCTACCCCCTAATTGGTGTTTTAGCTTACCTGGGTTCATTCATTACCGGTTCTGAATCCATTGCCCTGGGTAAGATGATATTCATCAGCACCTCAGCAGGGTTAATGCTAACACCATTCATGCTACTAATTGCATTCTACCTTAACGCCATATCCTACCGGAGAGGGCTTGACCCTGATAACATAGTCATACCATTATCCACCAGTTTAACTGACCCTGTGGCCAACACCTTCCTGGTGATGATGGTTATATTCACACTGGGCATCACCTTATGA
- a CDS encoding Lrp/AsnC family transcriptional regulator, whose translation MDDVDLAILRSLIKNSRITISQMSKEIDIPDATISNRLKKLETDVIKRYTLIPDWQKVGLEITSIIIIQTESERHELVKEELSRLEKVSEVYSVSGEYDILIKVWVKSIEDLNQLINSKIRSIDGVEDLTEMIVMERVKEDIPTL comes from the coding sequence ATGGATGATGTAGATTTAGCTATACTCCGTTCTTTAATTAAAAATTCAAGAATTACCATATCTCAAATGTCAAAAGAGATTGATATTCCAGATGCAACCATATCTAACAGGCTCAAAAAATTGGAAACTGACGTTATAAAACGTTACACTCTGATACCAGACTGGCAGAAAGTTGGCCTGGAAATAACCTCCATAATCATCATTCAGACCGAGTCTGAAAGGCATGAATTAGTTAAAGAGGAACTTTCAAGGCTTGAAAAGGTATCAGAAGTTTACAGTGTATCTGGAGAATATGATATCCTGATAAAAGTCTGGGTTAAAAGCATTGAAGACTTAAATCAATTGATAAATTCAAAAATCCGTTCAATTGACGGTGTTGAAGACTTGACAGAAATGATAGTAATGGAAAGAGTTAAAGAAGATATTCCAACGCTTTAA
- a CDS encoding potassium channel family protein: MKNMSELMVDLAYSALLFNSKDAAEEVIKLENKVNRLNYQIKKESLLAARTVEDAEKLTALLEVGEAAETIADSAKDIADLVLKDMKPHPVFKMVMEESDEVIMRVKIAEGSELIDKSLGELLLATRTGMTVIAIRRQESWIYGPDRNTMISAGDSLIAKGNETGGSLLIQLANGETKLEDLEYEDYTEE, encoded by the coding sequence ATGAAGAATATGTCCGAATTAATGGTTGACTTAGCTTATTCTGCACTGCTTTTTAACAGTAAAGACGCGGCAGAGGAAGTTATAAAACTAGAAAACAAAGTTAACAGACTTAACTATCAGATCAAAAAGGAGTCACTCCTGGCTGCAAGGACAGTGGAGGATGCAGAAAAATTAACCGCTCTTCTTGAAGTGGGGGAAGCTGCAGAAACCATCGCAGACTCAGCAAAAGACATAGCAGACCTTGTCCTAAAAGACATGAAACCACACCCAGTATTTAAAATGGTTATGGAAGAGTCTGATGAAGTTATAATGAGGGTTAAAATTGCTGAAGGTTCAGAATTAATTGATAAATCTTTAGGTGAGCTTTTACTTGCTACCAGAACTGGTATGACTGTTATTGCCATAAGGAGGCAGGAATCCTGGATTTATGGTCCAGATAGGAACACCATGATCTCAGCAGGAGATTCATTAATAGCAAAGGGGAATGAAACCGGCGGATCTCTACTTATACAACTTGCAAATGGGGAAACCAAACTAGAAGATCTGGAATACGAAGATTATACAGAAGAATAA